Proteins from a genomic interval of Pseudoruegeria sp. SHC-113:
- a CDS encoding DUF2125 domain-containing protein yields MTRHMSRMMFTSAAVGAISVFSASAALADLTADDVWQQWRGYMERAGYEVTTGSTDANGGTLTVQELMLSMDVEGMSVALTMPEITFRENGDGTVDIGFPASFPLNMQMEEDGEEVVMAMTFTHENLGMTASGDPENTTYDMAADAFGFSLDSVQAEGETYEDVASATMQGVAGQYALTAGEVMGYLSDLTADSLGYMVDFEEADGAIKLDGTLTQLTSKSSGAMPSEGDPEDMASFLAAGFSADATMGFASSTYALEGSGEGETFAMQGQSGAGDVDVTFSESGIGYGGALRDLSVAVSGSEIPLPSIDVSMGEYGFNLLMPVSKSDAPEAFAAAIRLVDFSVSDMIWGLFDPAGVLPRDPATVELDLSGKANWSVDIFDPEAEAAMTGDLPGELHELILNALQVKLAGADLTGTGAFTFDNADRQTFPGMPRPQGEVNLKLVGGNGLLDKLGQMGLLPEEQLMGARMMLGLFARPGDGADTLVSTIAVDENGGLFANGQQLR; encoded by the coding sequence ATGACACGCCACATGTCTCGCATGATGTTTACAAGCGCCGCTGTTGGCGCGATTTCCGTTTTCTCCGCTTCCGCCGCGCTCGCCGATCTGACGGCCGATGACGTCTGGCAGCAATGGCGCGGCTATATGGAACGCGCGGGCTATGAAGTGACGACGGGCAGCACCGATGCCAACGGCGGCACGCTGACGGTGCAGGAGCTGATGCTGTCGATGGATGTGGAAGGCATGTCCGTTGCCCTGACGATGCCCGAAATCACCTTCCGCGAGAACGGCGATGGCACCGTTGATATCGGCTTCCCGGCCAGCTTCCCGCTGAACATGCAGATGGAAGAGGATGGCGAGGAGGTTGTCATGGCGATGACCTTCACTCACGAAAACCTCGGCATGACGGCCTCCGGCGATCCGGAGAACACCACCTACGACATGGCCGCCGACGCCTTCGGCTTCTCCCTCGACAGCGTGCAGGCAGAAGGCGAAACCTATGAGGACGTGGCCTCGGCCACGATGCAAGGCGTTGCCGGCCAATACGCGCTGACCGCAGGCGAGGTGATGGGCTATCTCTCGGACCTGACAGCGGACTCCTTGGGCTACATGGTCGATTTCGAAGAGGCTGACGGCGCGATCAAGCTTGACGGCACCCTGACGCAGCTCACCTCCAAATCCAGCGGTGCGATGCCCAGCGAGGGCGACCCCGAGGATATGGCAAGCTTCCTCGCCGCAGGCTTCTCGGCGGATGCGACCATGGGGTTTGCAAGCTCCACCTATGCGCTTGAGGGCTCCGGCGAAGGCGAGACATTCGCGATGCAGGGCCAGTCCGGCGCGGGCGATGTGGATGTGACTTTCTCGGAAAGCGGCATCGGCTATGGCGGCGCGCTGAGAGATCTTTCGGTGGCTGTCTCCGGCTCTGAGATCCCGCTGCCCAGCATTGACGTTTCGATGGGCGAATACGGCTTCAACCTGCTGATGCCCGTGTCTAAGAGCGACGCGCCCGAGGCCTTTGCCGCCGCGATCCGGCTGGTGGATTTCTCCGTCTCCGACATGATCTGGGGCCTGTTCGATCCAGCTGGCGTGCTGCCGCGCGATCCGGCGACCGTTGAGCTGGATCTCTCCGGCAAGGCCAATTGGTCTGTCGACATCTTCGACCCGGAAGCCGAAGCCGCGATGACGGGCGATCTGCCCGGCGAGCTGCATGAGCTGATACTGAACGCGCTGCAGGTGAAACTGGCCGGCGCGGATCTGACGGGCACCGGTGCTTTCACCTTCGACAACGCCGACCGCCAAACCTTCCCCGGCATGCCGCGCCCGCAGGGTGAGGTGAACCTGAAGCTCGTGGGCGGCAATGGCTTGCTCGACAAGCTGGGCCAGATGGGGCTGTTGCCCGAAGAACAGCTGATGGGCGCGCGCATGATGCTCGGCCTCTTCGCCCGCCCCGGCGATGGCGCGGACACGCTCGTGTCCACCATCGCGGTGGATGAAAATGGCGGGCTCTTCGCCAATGGCCAACAGCTGCGCTAA
- a CDS encoding enoyl-CoA hydratase/isomerase family protein, with the protein MIELEKAGGLWIATLNRPEKANSLTSAMLTELADIAEAAQEAQAFVLTGRGKVFSAGADLEEIKTTEMSVSPEWERLSAAIAALPGLSIAALNGTLAGGACGMALACDLRIAVPGAKVFYPVMKLGYLPQPSDPARLAALVGPARAKLILMAGQKIEAEEAHSFGLLDRIVEPEALMPTVHTLVADVLSAKPEIARGIKDLCRAQ; encoded by the coding sequence GTGATCGAGCTTGAGAAGGCAGGCGGTCTCTGGATTGCGACCCTGAATCGCCCGGAAAAGGCCAATTCGCTCACATCCGCGATGCTCACCGAACTGGCCGACATCGCCGAAGCGGCACAGGAGGCGCAGGCCTTCGTGCTCACCGGGCGCGGCAAGGTGTTTTCTGCCGGGGCCGATCTGGAGGAGATCAAAACCACCGAAATGTCCGTCTCGCCGGAATGGGAGCGGCTGTCGGCGGCGATTGCTGCCCTGCCGGGGCTGTCGATCGCGGCGCTGAACGGGACGCTGGCGGGCGGGGCTTGCGGCATGGCGCTGGCCTGCGATCTGCGCATCGCCGTGCCGGGGGCAAAGGTGTTTTACCCTGTGATGAAGCTCGGCTACCTGCCCCAGCCGTCCGATCCCGCGCGGCTGGCCGCGCTTGTGGGGCCTGCGCGGGCTAAGCTGATCCTGATGGCGGGGCAGAAGATCGAGGCCGAGGAAGCGCATTCTTTCGGCCTTCTGGATCGCATTGTTGAACCGGAAGCTCTGATGCCCACCGTCCACACGCTGGTGGCCGATGTGCTGAGCGCGAAGCCCGAGATTGCGCGCGGGATCAAGGATCTGTGCCGCGCGCAATAG
- a CDS encoding HNH endonuclease, protein MDDAPLCPLCQRPIPAHAKQSLHHLVPKLRGGTHGPTVLLHQICHNEIHASLSETDLARSYNTIEALRAHPRLAKFIAWVRKRPADFHSKTPGTRRHRP, encoded by the coding sequence ATGGACGACGCCCCCCTCTGCCCGCTCTGCCAGCGCCCGATCCCGGCACATGCCAAACAGAGCCTGCACCACCTCGTGCCAAAGCTGCGGGGCGGCACCCATGGTCCGACAGTGCTCCTGCACCAGATCTGCCACAACGAGATCCATGCGAGCTTGAGCGAGACGGATCTGGCCCGCAGCTACAACACAATCGAGGCCCTCCGCGCCCACCCCCGGCTGGCCAAATTCATCGCATGGGTCCGCAAACGGCCTGCCGACTTTCATTCCAAGACACCGGGGACGCGACGTCACCGGCCCTAG
- a CDS encoding STAS/SEC14 domain-containing protein, with the protein MALDYKEFPTEGIVEIRVDGKVTREEYHHAVNQLESFIFDHGTVRLVEIVEDFEGFDSKMFWDGLKFDMKYIPSITHCAVVSDIGWIAPLSKAAGALLSTKLRTFGMAELEDARAWVRTPE; encoded by the coding sequence ATGGCATTGGACTACAAGGAATTCCCCACCGAAGGCATCGTTGAAATCCGCGTCGACGGAAAGGTGACGCGCGAGGAGTACCACCACGCGGTCAACCAACTCGAAAGCTTCATTTTCGATCACGGCACCGTGCGGCTGGTGGAAATCGTGGAAGATTTCGAGGGCTTTGATTCCAAGATGTTCTGGGACGGGCTGAAGTTCGACATGAAGTACATCCCGAGCATCACCCACTGCGCCGTGGTCAGCGACATCGGCTGGATCGCGCCGCTCTCCAAAGCCGCCGGAGCGCTGCTTTCGACCAAGCTGCGCACCTTCGGGATGGCAGAGCTTGAGGACGCCCGCGCTTGGGTGCGCACGCCCGAGTAA
- a CDS encoding glutathione S-transferase family protein: MGVMIDGRYHAEDPGPDTTEGGAFKRAASTIRGWITAEGPHPPEAGRYHLYAAWNCPWAHRALLGRAVLGLEEAISVSFALPRRTEDGWVFETEGAFSDTEFGAKALHEVYARQHPAYTGRITVPVLWDRHAGVIVSNESADILRMLNSFVAGEGLYPARHAAAIERWNAEIYPKLNNGVYRAGFARTQDAHDAAVAEVFEMLDRLDGHLEGKKYLCGEDLTEADLRLFPTLARFDVAYHYAFKCNIRRLCDYGPLWAYARRLYARPEIAATVRFDIYKQGYFSPSPLRNPLGIVPAGPEIDWST, from the coding sequence ATGGGCGTGATGATCGACGGCCGCTACCACGCCGAGGATCCCGGCCCGGACACCACCGAAGGCGGTGCCTTCAAACGCGCAGCCTCCACGATCCGGGGTTGGATTACGGCGGAAGGCCCGCATCCGCCTGAGGCCGGGCGCTATCATCTCTATGCCGCGTGGAATTGCCCCTGGGCGCATCGTGCCCTATTGGGGCGGGCGGTGCTTGGTCTTGAAGAGGCGATCAGCGTGTCCTTCGCCCTACCGCGCCGCACCGAGGACGGTTGGGTCTTTGAGACGGAGGGGGCTTTTTCGGACACCGAGTTTGGCGCGAAGGCCCTGCACGAGGTCTACGCCCGCCAGCACCCCGCCTACACTGGCCGGATCACGGTGCCTGTTCTCTGGGACCGTCACGCAGGCGTCATCGTATCCAACGAGAGCGCCGACATCCTGCGGATGCTCAACAGCTTCGTGGCAGGCGAAGGGCTCTATCCCGCGCGGCACGCCGCGGCCATCGAGCGCTGGAACGCAGAGATCTACCCGAAGCTCAACAACGGCGTCTACCGGGCAGGGTTTGCCCGCACGCAGGACGCCCATGATGCCGCGGTGGCCGAGGTTTTCGAGATGCTCGACAGGCTCGATGGCCATCTGGAGGGAAAGAAATACCTCTGCGGCGAAGACCTGACCGAGGCCGATCTGCGGCTTTTCCCCACGCTCGCCCGCTTCGATGTCGCCTATCACTATGCCTTCAAATGCAACATCCGCCGCCTGTGCGATTACGGCCCGCTCTGGGCCTATGCGCGGCGGCTCTACGCGCGCCCGGAAATCGCCGCGACGGTGCGGTTTGACATCTACAAGCAGGGCTATTTCTCGCCCTCTCCCCTGCGCAACCCGCTCGGGATCGTGCCGGCAGGGCCAGAGATAGATTGGTCGACCTAG
- the holA gene encoding DNA polymerase III subunit delta: protein MKLSGRDASAYFKRPDPGKTGLLIYGADAMRVALKRQDVIAALIGPQGEEEMRLARIPASDLRKDPAMLGDAIKAPGFFPGPRVAFVEDATDGLAKTIEGALKDWQAGDAQVIVTAGQLNARSSLRKLFECHRNAYAVGLYDDPPTRAEIESELAQSGLRNVDRAAMQDLEALSRELGPGDFRQTLEKLALYKLGDETPVVSADVLACAPASTEASLDDVLNIVAEGRAGEIGPVLAKLEAQGVQAVGLCIGATRHFRTLHAAASDPKGAAAGIARVRPPVFGPRRDRMQRQAQNWGMTRLENALSLLTDTDLQLRSSSKAPTMAAMERALIRLAMLARR, encoded by the coding sequence ATGAAGCTTTCAGGCCGCGACGCGAGCGCCTATTTCAAGCGCCCCGATCCCGGCAAGACGGGCCTGCTGATCTACGGGGCCGACGCGATGCGCGTGGCGCTCAAGCGGCAGGATGTGATCGCGGCACTGATCGGGCCGCAGGGCGAAGAGGAAATGCGCCTTGCCCGGATCCCAGCCTCAGACCTGCGCAAGGATCCCGCCATGCTCGGCGATGCCATCAAGGCGCCGGGCTTCTTTCCCGGCCCACGCGTGGCCTTCGTGGAAGACGCCACCGACGGGTTGGCGAAAACCATCGAAGGCGCGCTCAAGGATTGGCAGGCGGGCGACGCGCAAGTGATCGTCACCGCAGGCCAGCTCAACGCTCGCTCCTCCCTGCGCAAACTCTTTGAATGCCACAGAAACGCCTATGCCGTAGGGCTCTACGACGATCCCCCCACCCGCGCGGAGATCGAATCCGAGCTGGCCCAAAGCGGCCTGCGCAATGTGGACCGCGCCGCGATGCAGGATCTCGAAGCGCTCTCGCGCGAGCTTGGCCCCGGCGATTTCCGCCAGACTCTGGAGAAGCTCGCGCTCTACAAGCTGGGCGATGAAACGCCGGTGGTGAGCGCCGATGTGCTGGCCTGCGCGCCCGCCTCCACCGAAGCCTCGCTTGATGATGTGCTCAACATCGTGGCCGAGGGGCGCGCCGGGGAAATCGGCCCTGTTCTGGCCAAACTCGAAGCGCAAGGGGTACAGGCCGTGGGGCTTTGCATCGGCGCCACCCGCCATTTCCGCACCCTGCATGCGGCGGCCAGCGATCCCAAGGGGGCAGCCGCCGGCATCGCCCGCGTGCGCCCGCCTGTCTTCGGCCCGCGCCGCGACAGGATGCAGCGGCAGGCGCAGAACTGGGGCATGACGCGGCTCGAAAACGCGCTCAGCCTGCTGACCGACACCGATCTGCAACTGCGCTCCTCCTCCAAGGCCCCCACCATGGCCGCGATGGAGCGCGCGCTGATCCGCCTCGCCATGCTCGCCCGCCGCTGA
- a CDS encoding glutathione S-transferase family protein, with protein sequence MYQVIGNTRSRTFRVLWMLEEIGQPYEQITAGPRSEEVTALNPSGKVPVLVTEGQALTDSTAILTFLADRHEALTYPAGSLERARQDALTHFLLDEFDSVIWTAARHSFILPEELRVPTVKDSLKWEFERSQHLLADKLGDGPFLMGERMTIPDIIATHCGTWAVAAKFPLVDERFRAYLGQMRARLAYQRLSGG encoded by the coding sequence GTGTATCAAGTCATTGGAAACACCCGCAGCCGGACGTTCCGGGTGCTCTGGATGCTGGAGGAAATCGGCCAGCCCTACGAACAGATCACCGCCGGGCCGCGCTCTGAGGAAGTCACCGCGCTGAACCCTTCGGGCAAGGTGCCTGTGCTTGTGACGGAAGGGCAGGCCCTCACCGATTCCACGGCCATCCTCACCTTTTTGGCCGACCGCCACGAAGCGCTCACCTATCCTGCGGGCAGCCTTGAGCGCGCCCGGCAGGATGCGTTGACCCATTTCCTGCTCGACGAGTTCGACTCCGTGATCTGGACGGCCGCGCGCCACAGTTTCATCCTGCCCGAGGAACTGCGCGTGCCCACGGTGAAGGACAGCCTGAAATGGGAGTTCGAACGCAGCCAGCACCTGCTCGCCGACAAGCTGGGCGATGGCCCCTTCCTGATGGGCGAGCGGATGACGATCCCCGACATTATCGCCACCCACTGCGGCACCTGGGCGGTGGCAGCGAAGTTCCCGCTCGTGGATGAGAGATTCAGAGCCTATCTCGGCCAAATGCGCGCGCGGCTTGCCTATCAAAGGCTCTCCGGAGGCTGA
- the leuS gene encoding leucine--tRNA ligase → MSRSTASEIEPKWQAAWEKAGVFTAKRDDAKQKYYVLEMFPYPSGRIHMGHVRNYTMGDVIARYKASCGFSVLHPMGWDAFGMPAENAAMASGGHPKEWTYNNIATMRDQMKPLGLSIDWSREFATCDPEYYGQQQSMFIDFLEEGLVYRKNAVVNWDPVDMTVLANEQVENGRGWRSGALVERRELTQWFFKISDFAEELLEALDTLEDWPAKVRLMQENWIGKSRGLQFGFERTDGGAPIEVYTTRPDTLMGASFVGISPDHPVAKALEAERADVAEFVAECRKGGTTEEAIETGEKLGFDTGIRVKHPLDPNWELPVWIANFILMDYGTGAVFACPAHDQRDLDFCRKYDLPVKNTFFLLGDDTPVGNEALVPPKTEKVRWVDHFAGLTEATGEEAIEVTVDFAEKAGWGTGVTKFRLRDWGLSRQRYWGCPIPVVHCETCGVVPEKKDNLPIRLPDDVSFDKPGNPLDRHPTWRDCACPSCGAPAKRETDTMDTFVDSSWYFARFTAPRAETPTDLAEAGYWMNVDQYIGGIEHAILHLLYSRFFARAMQICGHLPESAKEPFNALFTQGMVTHAIYMTEGENGRPKYHYPEEVELRDGKGFLSDGTEVKIVPSAKMSKSKNNVVDPLNIISAFGADTARWFVLSDSPPERDVEWTAAGAEAAAKHLNRVATLSEKIAAMEAGTAGSGDEDLLRAMHKAIHGITQDIESFGFNAAIAKLYGFTSTLAKSRAGAEAQRAAITALAQLMSPFTPHLAEEIWAQQGGEGLLAQAVWPKADPAMLVEDTVTLPIQVNGKRRSELKVAKDLAKEEIEKLALADEAVVKALAGGQPKKLIVVPGRIINVVV, encoded by the coding sequence ATGTCCCGCAGCACCGCATCCGAGATCGAACCGAAGTGGCAGGCCGCCTGGGAGAAGGCCGGCGTGTTCACCGCGAAACGCGATGACGCCAAGCAGAAATATTACGTGCTCGAGATGTTCCCCTACCCGTCGGGGCGCATCCACATGGGCCATGTGCGCAACTACACCATGGGCGACGTGATCGCGCGCTACAAAGCCTCCTGCGGGTTCTCGGTGCTGCACCCGATGGGCTGGGACGCCTTCGGGATGCCGGCGGAAAACGCCGCGATGGCCTCGGGCGGCCACCCCAAGGAATGGACGTATAACAACATCGCCACCATGCGCGACCAGATGAAGCCGCTGGGGCTCTCGATCGACTGGTCGCGCGAGTTCGCCACCTGCGATCCGGAGTATTACGGCCAGCAGCAGAGCATGTTCATCGATTTCCTCGAAGAAGGCCTCGTGTACCGCAAGAACGCCGTGGTGAACTGGGATCCGGTGGACATGACGGTTCTGGCCAACGAGCAGGTCGAGAACGGGCGCGGTTGGCGCTCCGGCGCGCTGGTGGAGCGGCGCGAACTGACACAGTGGTTCTTCAAGATCTCCGATTTCGCCGAGGAACTGCTGGAGGCGCTTGACACGCTGGAAGACTGGCCCGCCAAGGTGCGGCTGATGCAGGAGAACTGGATCGGCAAATCCCGCGGGCTGCAGTTCGGCTTTGAGCGCACCGACGGCGGCGCGCCGATCGAGGTCTACACCACCCGCCCCGACACGCTGATGGGCGCGTCTTTCGTGGGCATCTCCCCGGATCACCCCGTGGCCAAGGCGCTGGAAGCCGAACGCGCCGATGTGGCTGAATTCGTTGCCGAATGCCGCAAAGGCGGCACCACGGAAGAGGCCATCGAAACCGGCGAGAAACTGGGATTTGACACCGGCATTCGCGTGAAACACCCGCTGGACCCGAACTGGGAGCTGCCCGTCTGGATCGCGAACTTCATCCTGATGGACTACGGCACCGGCGCTGTCTTCGCCTGCCCGGCCCATGACCAGCGCGATCTGGATTTCTGCCGCAAGTATGATCTGCCGGTGAAGAACACCTTCTTCCTGCTCGGCGACGATACGCCCGTGGGCAATGAAGCCCTCGTGCCGCCGAAAACCGAAAAAGTGCGTTGGGTGGATCACTTCGCCGGGCTCACCGAGGCCACCGGAGAAGAGGCCATCGAGGTGACGGTCGATTTCGCCGAGAAAGCCGGCTGGGGCACGGGCGTGACGAAATTCCGCCTGCGCGATTGGGGCCTGTCGCGCCAGCGCTACTGGGGCTGCCCGATTCCCGTGGTGCATTGCGAGACCTGCGGCGTGGTGCCGGAGAAGAAGGACAACCTCCCGATTCGCCTGCCCGACGACGTGAGCTTCGACAAACCCGGCAACCCGCTGGACCGTCACCCCACGTGGCGCGATTGCGCCTGCCCTTCCTGCGGCGCGCCGGCCAAGCGCGAGACCGACACGATGGACACCTTCGTGGACAGCTCGTGGTACTTCGCCCGCTTCACCGCCCCGCGCGCGGAAACGCCGACAGATCTGGCCGAAGCCGGCTACTGGATGAACGTCGATCAGTATATCGGCGGCATCGAGCACGCGATTCTGCACCTGCTCTATTCGCGCTTCTTCGCCCGCGCGATGCAGATCTGCGGCCACTTGCCCGAAAGCGCGAAGGAGCCGTTCAACGCGCTCTTCACACAAGGCATGGTGACCCACGCGATCTACATGACTGAAGGCGAGAACGGCCGCCCCAAATACCACTACCCCGAGGAAGTGGAGCTGCGCGACGGCAAGGGCTTCCTGTCTGACGGCACCGAAGTGAAGATCGTGCCGTCTGCCAAGATGAGCAAATCCAAGAACAACGTGGTGGACCCGCTCAACATCATCTCGGCCTTTGGTGCCGACACCGCGCGCTGGTTCGTGCTTTCTGATTCCCCGCCCGAGCGCGACGTGGAATGGACAGCCGCCGGGGCCGAGGCCGCCGCCAAACACCTGAACCGCGTCGCAACGCTGTCCGAAAAGATCGCCGCGATGGAGGCCGGTACCGCGGGCTCCGGCGACGAGGATCTGCTGCGCGCCATGCACAAGGCGATCCACGGCATCACGCAGGACATCGAAAGCTTCGGCTTCAACGCCGCCATCGCCAAGCTCTACGGCTTCACCTCGACTCTCGCCAAATCGCGGGCCGGGGCCGAGGCCCAGCGCGCCGCGATCACGGCGCTGGCGCAGCTGATGAGCCCCTTCACCCCGCATCTGGCCGAGGAAATCTGGGCGCAACAGGGCGGCGAAGGGCTTCTGGCGCAGGCCGTATGGCCGAAAGCCGATCCGGCGATGCTGGTGGAAGATACGGTCACCCTGCCGATCCAGGTGAACGGCAAGCGTCGCTCGGAACTGAAGGTCGCCAAGGATCTTGCGAAAGAAGAGATTGAAAAGCTGGCGCTGGCCGATGAAGCTGTGGTCAAGGCGCTGGCCGGTGGCCAGCCCAAGAAGCTGATCGTCGTGCCGGGCCGCATCATCAATGTCGTCGTTTGA
- a CDS encoding SDR family oxidoreductase: MEDTMGQLDGKTAIITGASRGIGAETARLFAREGAKVALVARSEAAITALAEEIGPNARAYPLDISDYSGMKAMISDVAKAFGVPDILINNAGVIEPIARFTDADPAAWGEVIDINLKGVFNGAHAVAGAMAERGSGTIITISSGAAHNALEGWSHYCVSKAGAAMLTDCLHKELAEAGLRIMGLSPGTVATEMQVQIKASGLNPVSQLDFSVHIPADWPAKCLLWMCTPESDAYLGQEISLRDETIRATLGLTA, from the coding sequence ATGGAGGATACCATGGGCCAGCTCGACGGAAAAACCGCAATCATCACCGGTGCAAGCCGGGGCATCGGGGCCGAGACCGCGCGGCTTTTTGCCCGCGAAGGGGCCAAGGTGGCGCTGGTGGCGCGCTCGGAGGCCGCCATCACGGCGCTGGCGGAGGAGATCGGACCGAATGCACGGGCCTATCCGCTCGACATCAGTGACTATTCCGGCATGAAAGCCATGATTTCGGACGTGGCGAAGGCGTTTGGAGTGCCGGATATCCTGATCAACAACGCCGGTGTGATCGAACCCATCGCCCGCTTTACCGATGCCGATCCCGCCGCTTGGGGCGAGGTGATCGACATCAACCTGAAGGGCGTCTTCAACGGCGCGCATGCGGTGGCGGGCGCAATGGCGGAGCGCGGCAGCGGCACGATCATCACTATCTCCTCCGGCGCGGCGCACAATGCGCTGGAAGGCTGGAGCCACTATTGCGTCTCCAAGGCTGGCGCGGCGATGCTAACGGACTGCCTGCACAAGGAACTTGCCGAAGCCGGCCTGCGCATCATGGGGCTTTCGCCGGGCACGGTGGCCACCGAAATGCAGGTGCAGATCAAGGCCAGCGGCCTCAACCCGGTGAGCCAGCTGGATTTCAGCGTCCATATCCCGGCGGATTGGCCTGCGAAATGCCTGCTCTGGATGTGCACCCCGGAGTCTGACGCCTACTTGGGGCAGGAGATCTCCCTGCGGGATGAAACCATCCGCGCCACGCTGGGGCTCACCGCGTGA
- the lptE gene encoding LPS assembly lipoprotein LptE, producing the protein MSSFDRRTLLISLAGLAACGFEPAYGPSGAAANLRGSILVDEPTDRFSFELLKQLEERLGQPVNPSYGLAITLRLEEDDLAITQDQEILRYNIIGEADFAIRSLATDAELFRGKVSSFTAYAATGTTVSTREAQRDAYDRLMVILADQITSRLIASSGSWLT; encoded by the coding sequence ATGTCGTCGTTTGACCGCCGCACCCTCCTGATCTCGCTCGCAGGCCTCGCGGCCTGCGGCTTTGAGCCGGCTTATGGCCCAAGCGGAGCCGCCGCCAATCTGCGCGGCAGCATCCTCGTGGATGAGCCGACGGATCGGTTCAGTTTCGAGCTTCTGAAGCAGCTGGAAGAGCGGCTCGGCCAGCCGGTGAACCCCTCGTACGGGCTCGCCATCACGCTGCGGCTGGAAGAAGACGATCTGGCGATCACACAGGATCAAGAGATCCTGCGCTACAACATCATCGGCGAGGCAGATTTCGCGATTCGCAGCCTCGCTACCGATGCGGAGCTGTTTCGCGGCAAGGTGTCCAGCTTCACGGCCTATGCGGCCACCGGCACCACCGTTTCCACCCGCGAAGCCCAGCGCGATGCCTACGACCGCCTGATGGTGATTCTCGCCGATCAGATCACCTCACGGCTGATCGCCTCCTCGGGCAGTTGGCTGACATGA
- a CDS encoding TIGR03862 family flavoprotein, with protein MKTALIIGAGPAGLMAAEPLLAAGARVILAEAKPSPARKFLMAGKSGLNLTKAEDFADFLPNYCARSAVLEPFLSAFGPQDVMRWAEELGAPLFTGSSGRVFPVAMKASPLLRAWLTRLGAAGLDLRTRWRWTGWQGTAFTFDTPTGPQSLTPDVTVLATGGASWARLGSDGSFKPLLEARGVEIAPFRPANMGFRVDWSPQMARHFGQPVKGTTLIAGGQNVQAEFVLSARGLEGGGIYAVSAALRDGAPLTLDLMPDWSAARIAERLAKANRKDSAANRLRKALRLDPVKIALLQEFGRPLPDGAALAALIKALPVSHAGPRPLDEAISVAGGVPFDALDAGLMLKALPGVFCAGEMLDWEAPTGGYLLTACFATGLRAGESAAKWLD; from the coding sequence ATGAAAACCGCGCTGATCATCGGGGCAGGGCCCGCTGGGCTTATGGCGGCCGAGCCGCTTCTGGCGGCCGGGGCGCGGGTGATTTTGGCCGAGGCAAAGCCTTCGCCCGCGCGCAAGTTCCTGATGGCGGGCAAGAGCGGGCTGAACCTGACGAAGGCGGAGGATTTCGCCGACTTCCTGCCCAACTATTGTGCGCGTTCGGCTGTGTTAGAGCCGTTTCTCAGCGCCTTTGGCCCTCAGGACGTGATGCGCTGGGCCGAAGAACTGGGCGCGCCGCTGTTCACTGGATCCTCAGGGCGAGTCTTCCCGGTGGCGATGAAGGCCTCCCCGCTGCTGCGGGCTTGGCTTACGCGGCTGGGCGCGGCGGGGCTGGATCTGAGGACGCGCTGGCGCTGGACGGGCTGGCAGGGCACGGCCTTCACCTTCGACACCCCCACAGGGCCGCAAAGCCTCACGCCGGATGTCACGGTGCTGGCCACTGGTGGCGCAAGCTGGGCGCGGCTGGGCTCAGACGGCAGTTTCAAGCCGCTGCTCGAAGCCCGTGGCGTGGAAATCGCGCCGTTCCGGCCCGCCAACATGGGGTTTCGCGTGGACTGGAGCCCGCAGATGGCACGCCATTTCGGGCAGCCGGTGAAGGGCACGACGCTGATCGCGGGAGGCCAGAACGTGCAGGCGGAGTTCGTGCTTTCGGCGCGTGGGCTGGAAGGCGGCGGGATCTATGCCGTGTCGGCGGCCTTGCGGGACGGCGCGCCGCTCACGCTAGATCTGATGCCGGATTGGAGCGCGGCGCGCATCGCGGAGCGGCTAGCGAAGGCAAACCGCAAGGACAGCGCCGCCAACCGTCTGCGCAAGGCGTTGCGGCTGGATCCGGTGAAGATCGCGCTGCTGCAGGAGTTTGGCCGCCCGTTGCCCGACGGCGCGGCACTGGCCGCCCTGATCAAGGCGCTGCCCGTTAGCCATGCCGGCCCGCGCCCGCTGGACGAGGCCATTTCCGTGGCCGGCGGCGTGCCTTTTGATGCGCTGGACGCTGGGTTGATGCTCAAGGCGCTGCCCGGCGTGTTCTGCGCCGGTGAGATGCTTGATTGGGAAGCGCCGACCGGGGGCTACCTGCTGACGGCGTGTTTCGCCACCGGGCTCCGGGCAGGAGAATCCGCCGCGAAATGGCTTGATTAG